The genomic segment GCATGCCAAGTGGCGGCGACAGAGCTAAGCTACATTTGGGATTAGAGACCAGGACTCTAGGTTGGTTGTTGCGTAGGGGGGATGGAGGTCGACACTTTTTCGAGGCATTAGCCATTGGGACGGAGCTCAAGACAGCATAGGAGAGAATTTTCTATACGAGATGTGTTTGGGGCTGGGAGCATATTCTTGATATATGGTGGCTGGTAAGGGAGTGTGATACCTTGCAGGCCATGCATGTATACCGAGAGGCAAACAGGGCTGCTAACTGGATTGCCTCCTACATTGCATATTACTCCAACGAGTTTCTTTGGACCTAGAGTTCTATTGTTCTTCTTTTACTAAGCTGTCTTTTTTATCTTGACACTGCTGGCTATGGTCAGAAATTAGTATGAGCAgcttatctatatatatatatatatatatatatatatatatataaatactaCTCGGTGAGTCAGTGCGGACAAGCATGCAGCTCGAGCTAATTAACCACCGGCACACCCAGCGGCCCAAAAAATCCAACGGCCACAAAAATTGTCAACCATTCCCTTTTCTCCAATTCTCTGCTGCTACTCACCAACCTTGACAAAGCCGCCTTTCTAATTGACCCGACGGTCAAACTCGTCAATGACGTCGATTGTGAAGAAAACGAGCCACATGTCACCTGTGCGCTACTTTCCTTCCTCCATGCATCGAAATCGTCCCATTTTTGTGTGCATTCCTCCTCCCAACTCCTCTCCATCTACTCACTCTCAAGAACCCAAGAAACCCTCTAAAACCCCTCAAACCCACCACCAGGTTAACACCCCAAGAAGATGAGAGCCATGGAGAAAACCATCCCAACTCCGACTGGAACAAGAAGAACCAAAACAAGAACAAGGAACGCCACCGCCACCTTTGTTTTGGCTTCATTTCTTCTTCTGGTCGAGGGAGTGGTGGCGCCGCCGTGGGGCAGCGGCGGGGAGTGGCAGCTTCTCCATGCGAGCATCGGCATCTCGGCAATGCACATGCAGCTGCTCCCCGGCGACAAGGTGGTGATGTTCGACCGCACCGACTTCGGCCCCTCCAACATCTCCCTCCCCGGCGGCCGCTGCCGCTCCGACCCTGCCGACCTCGCCCTCCCTATCGACTGCACCGCCCATTCCGTCCTCCTCGACCTCCCCACCGCCGCCCTCCGCCCCCTCACCCTCCTCTCCGACACATGGTGCTCCTCCGGCGCCCTCCTCCCCAACGGCACCCTCCTCCAGTCCGGCGGCTTCAACGACGGGGACCACTCCATCCGCCTCTTTGATTCCGTCTCCGGCGATCCCCTCGCCGACTGGCAAGAGCTCCCCTCCTACCTCGCCGTCCGCCGCTGGTACGCCTCGGACCAGCTCCTCCCCAACGGCCGTGTCCTCATCGTAGGCGGCCGCCGTCAGTTCTCCTACGAGTTCTTCCCCAGCCAAGAATCCGCCGCCGGCAGTGGTGGCCACGGAGCTCTCTTTCCGTTCCCGTTCTTGGAGGAGACTCGCGACGCCAACGCGGAGAACAACCTGTACCCGttcctccacctccttcccgATGGCACTCTCTTCGTCTTCGCCAACACCCGCGCCGTCATCCTGGACATCGCCAGCCACCAGGTCCTCCGCCGCCTCCCGCCCATCGCCGACGACGTCCCCCGCAACTACCCTAGCTCCGGGTCCTccgtcctcctccccctccgcctGGCACCTGGCGGCACCACCCTCCCACGGCCCGAGGTCCTTATCTGCGGCGGCGCCCCCCGCGGCTCCTACGAGAGCGCCCTCCGCGGCGTCTTCCTCCCCGCCGCCACCACCTGCGGCCGGATCGGCCCTTCCGACCCGAACCCGGCCTGGATCATGGAGACCATGCCGATGCCCCGGGTCATGGGAGACATGGTCCTCCTCCCCACCGGCGACGTCCTCATCGTCAACGGCGCCGCCGCCGGGACCGCCGGTTGGGAGCTCGCCCGCGAACCGGTAATGAACCCGGTTCTCTACAGCCCAGGCGCCTCGGCCGAGCTCCGGTTCACGCTGCTGAACGGGTCGAGCATCCCGCGGTTGTACCACTCGACCGCGCTTCTGGACCCATACGGACGAGTGTTGGTCGGAGGGAGCAACCCGCACGTAGGGTACAACTTCACGAACGTGACGTACCCGACGGAGCTGAGCCTGGAGGCGTTCCACCCGCCGTATCTGGCGTCCGCGGGGCCGCGGGTGGTGGCGGCGGGAGCGCCGGAGGCAGAGGTGGGGTACGGGGAGGTGGTGGCGGTGCGGTTCGAGGTGGTGGCGTACGTGGAGTGGACTGGTACGGGCTCGGTGGAGGTGGTGGCGATGGCGCCGGGATTCGCGACGCACGCGGTGGGGATGAACCAGCGTGCGGTGGTGCTGCCGGTTGGGAGGGTGACGCAGGTGGGGCCCTTCGAGTACgtggcggaggcggaggcgccGCCCTCGCCGGAGGTGGCGCCGCCGGGGTACTACCTCTGGTTCGTGGTGCACGCCGGGCTGCCCAGCCAGGGGGTGTGGGTCCGGATCCGCCCTACCCCGTGACCATCCTGCCTTGTCTTTCGATATTTGctgttttcttggatccttctttGTTCGTTGGATTGAGTTTAGAGGGCTGATAATGAGTTATGTATAACTTGGAATTGGCTGGGCGGATGTCTTATAATGCGTGGAATGGGATGGTTACAAATACTCTTAAACATGAATGTCGCGCAAAGAAATGCCATGAATCCGGCTCACCGAAACGACGCCtcagaaaaaacaaaagaagcatAAAACCTATGCAAATATGTTCTCAAAATTTTAACATTTCCCTATTGATGCCCACCTTGTTTTGTCTCAATTTTATCGCATGCGGCAAGGTTGATTAAATTGTGTTCTTCTACCAATAGTATGATGGTCAAATACTTTCATAAAAGTTGCGAAGATGCGACCGTTGGTTGGTCGCTAGTTTTCATTGAGTTTTACTAGTTGACTTTACAGTGCTACAGCCAAGCTGTTACAGAACCACCGAGTACATCAATGGAAGCTAATGCAGTAGCTTTAGGTGTCATGATCAGATACATGTTTCAGAATGAGAAATAGGATCTGAACTTAATATACTCATCAATAACTGGAATAAGAGCTGCAACGCAAATCAAAGCAAAAAATTACAAATCAACTAACAAAATTAACAAATTGCCATAAGTCCAAAAATCAAGTGGTGCTAAGCTCAAAAAGGATGCGATACCCATCATCTGAAATCTGTCATCAGAATGGCAGCAGATACATCCAGCCACCCAAACAATAGCAGTCAGTGTTTTCTGAAACCAAGTTATTCAGACACTTGATGCATTGAGGAACTTTCAGGTTGGTGTCCAACTGTTTATAGCATGCCTGTCTTGAACTAGCAGCAAAAATATATGTAATAAttctttcttgaaaaaaagCTGCCCAACCAGATTAATGTTAACTTCTACCATCCCCCATTCATGCATCATATATGTCTTCATTAGTTGGGGACCACAAGTGGAGTCATAATTTGGATGACCTGAACTCTGGATTTCCTGGTTTCTCACGGCATTCCAACATGTATCAAAAAGTAGATCTAAACAACAACAAACTCATTAGCAGGCGAATAATGCTACTGGCTCCTAAAAAAGTTACAGGGAAATCCCCAAAACACCAATCCAATTTATCCCTACTTCAGCATTACATATCATCTACTCACCAAATGCAGTTCATAACTTCTGCAGAGCTTCAAGTATTTGAagcaaaatatataaataacgtCAAGATCGCCAGTTAGACATGAACCATTGCTGCTTCTCTATTTCTCTTGCCACTCAAAACAGCCAGgccaggatatatatatatatattcagcaTCTTGCTCCAAGGAGGTATCTTTCCTACATGCTTTCCTTTCACGTCCACGATACAAACAAGGCAATGATGAACACATAAACAGGTCTCATTTGGTACCAAACATCAATACACTTTCTTCTTAAAGTCAGCACTAAAGCATCACCTAGTCAAACTTAGCATGCTATAATCTAGTGACATCACTTCCACTGTAGATAAATctaatcaatatcaaactcattaACAAGAGAACTGTTGGAACTCATCTTAGAAGAAAAGCTATTAAAGAATTTCGCACAAATCTTTTCACTTCAGAGACAGACACAATGAGGCACAAGCTTGTCTAAAGACCACAAGATGCTGAAAACACTGCTTCAATTCACTTCATGAGAGACGAAAAATAGCAAAATTACTACTGAAACAATCTTGGAAAAGGCAGCAATAACAAAGTGTCAGATGCAAAAGAAACTATGGCTACTTAAAGGATCTCTAGTTAAGTGAATAACATATAGCATCTGAAAAAGATTCTTTCCAGAAGTAGTAATCATGTGCGTATGTTGAAACATAGAAGAAATTAAGTGAGTCCGGTTGCTTGGTGACTTGGATTAAAATCATTTCTCCAACAACATCAGTAATATTATGTGACTTGCTAGTTAATATTGATAACCGTCAAGGATGCTTATTATAGAAGTTTTCACACATCTCGGTCAAAATCTTTTGAATCTAAGAGCCAGGAATGAATGGGAAAAGGAGTCGGAATGAGATCTTCACATTTCCTAAGCTTCTATAGGCTGCACGTTACAATAATTGCAAAAATATACATCTGCTGTAGCCCAAGTGCTATTCTTCAAGCCATGAAGAGTGCGTTGTAGTTTAGATTCAATAGTGcactataaccaagaaaattaaTGGATTTAGGGAGCATGGGAAATAAAGGTAAATATCAACTTTCAATGGGAGCCCAATAAGATGAAAATTAAGGGGATCCATCTCTACAGATATCACAATGAAGTCAACTAGAAATTCATAGGAGTATAATTTTAATAATAAGAAATACTTGATGATGAGATTTGGTTAGAGATTCCATATAGGACTTCCCCTGTTAGTCATTTCAAAATAATGAATCAGACATTTGTAAGAAAAACTATTAAAATCATGAGTTAAACTACTAGTTCAAAAGCAAATCTGGGAGTTTGACTATGCAGTCATAGCTAGTCGGTGTCCATCCAATTTGATAAGGGAAGATGAGAGGTATTTGTGCCATGTAGGTTGCTCAAAACAGATATTTATTGCAAAACAGAAATTTCATGGGAATTTAGTCATCCAAGACAAATTCATCGAGCATTATCCTTGGTTTTAATAAGCTAACCTGATGCTTTTAGAATGACATGTAGGGTAAGTGTGCAACCATGATGGAAGAAGGCACTTCTTCCGgggaaaaaaaatgttgtaGGAAAATAAACAGTGAGAGGATCCACATGGTCTACTGGAAGAGCAAGGACCAACTCTTAGTTTAAAAATCAAGAATCGGTTCTTGTTCTTGTAGTGAACTCCTTTGCTAAGATCAGGAAAAGCAAGCAATCAACTCCTCCCCTTATAGACGCACAGAACCACATTACTGGCAGTCAATAATGATACTTAAGCCTATCATGGTCCTTTATTTAGTCTGTATATTTAGATATGTTCATATGGTGATTTATGTGCATGGTGTGCTTGTGCAACATAAAGTGGAGACATATGTATCAAATAAAAGACCAGCTGAAGttgaaagaaaattcagaaaacaagatataaatgaaaaatcatgtaattcatcttCATCAACCCACTATTTAATGAACATACCAGTAAATATTAATTCAGCAAATACCAACTTAAATTAATTGGTCAGGGAATAAAAACTTCaatcaagaagaaaaagaaaatgctatATTTAATGACATGAAGCTTCATGTACTAGACATAAAAAAAGACATTGATCCATGCTTTTGTAATCATATGGCACTTAAATAGTGAAAACAAAAACTACTACAACAACCCAGCAACCAGAAATTATTTATTCTCCTATATTCTATGTCTTTGGTCCAGAAATTGTGAACTGCTGGAAAATGAACAGGCAATATTACATCTAATGACACAACTCAGGAAATGGCTCAAAAGAACTTCTCATAATCCGGAGGTGGCTCATAATCCTGAGGCGGCTGGTCCCAGACCTCCATAAAGCCTGCAAATCACACAAAATGCTATTAGGATAAAGCTCAAAACTTGCAAAGAAACAAATCTACAATCTTTAGACAGAGCTTGTAAAGTGAACCAGACATTTCTCATCTGTCTCAACATCTGTATCCATATCTAGCCAAATAAGGATACAAATTATGATTCAGAACAGGTTCTGGACAAAAATCTGGCAGCACAAAGTTTTGCGTATGTTCAAACATATGAAACATGGACACAAATAGAGGATACGGATATGACACAATACATATATGCCGATATGGTAAATCTCAGAAAAAGAGGATACGATACAGCTAGAAATCAAGAACTATAATGCATTTTATACATTATGCATAACTACATAGAACATATTTgtacatatgtatgcatgtaaacAAGCATCTATAAAAGGATAGTAGGCTACCACAATAACATagatatattttatatgttaGTATTAGGGGCGGAGCCACACGGGGCTGAGGTAGGGCTTATAAAGCATGGACAAAGATATAGAACATGGATATGACATGACACGGATACACCAACACAGCACACATACGTGCATATATAAGCATGTATTTATTTTatacacacatgcatgcatatacacGGATAAATGAATATGTATTGTTATAAAAAAAGGCATTAATGAAGCATAGTAGACTATCAAAATAGCATTCCATACTTTATCATGTAGCATTAACTTCTACAAGCTCATTATGTCATTATTATATAGACCATAATCTAAACTTTATATTTGAATATTAATAACAATATACTACAAAATTGAGCCTCTCCCTCATTTTTTGGAGGTATTAGGGAAGTATCTAAAGTGTATCTGGGAAATATCCAGTGTTAtttctaaaattttgaaaaataggaTATGTAACATAAGTATCAACATGTGTCCGAGAAGTAATTGACAAGTGTCAATATCCAATATGGATATGATATGGACAGCATATGTAATTTGAAGTATTTGTGCTTCATAGGGTGGGGCAAGTGTTCCCTAGCTAGGTGAAATTGTGTTTTATCCATGTGGACTTCAAGTTCGTATAACTTGCAATTTGCATGGTTGGCCCCCCTAGATATCTAATCTGTGATTCTTTTGCCCCTCATCTTCTCCTACCATATTTCAGAAACCCATCAATGCAAAACTTTATCTATATTTTAGAAAGCCTATTCAAGCATAATTCCTATCCCTATTAAAAGATCCATAAATGTAAATTTCCTTCTCATATTTCATATATtgcctttttaaaaaaaaattgagggtAGAACAAAATCATAGAAcaagttagagagagagagagatgatcaTATGTAAGAAGCATAGCACTTTTAGGATTACtattgtatttttcttttacttttttcttGTAATTCTCTTGCATTTTGTGCTTAAAATTTCTACAATTTTTAGTAATTCTGACATCATTTTTTGATTATCAAAGGAATATCTCCCTATTCCAATAGGACCTTATAAAGAATTAGACTTAAAGCTTAAATAGTTGATCCATTAACATTTCGATATAAATCTAAATATCTAATATTTCTGTAAAGAGTTATCCATTAGTGTAAATGTATTATAATTTTTGCCCCCCTAACAAAATTTTTTTGGCTCTACCCTTAACCAGTATCAACTTTTGCAAGCATGTTATTTAGTCATAATTGAATCCATGAGCCCCGATATATACTTTTTGTTATCATAGACTTTTACCTTAAAAggttaatattattttaaaaaaaagaaaatgccaTCCTCATTTTTGGAGGTATTGGCAAAGTATCTCGAGCACATCCGGAAAGTATCCCcagcttttttttattaatttaaaaaaatagtatatcTAACACAAATGCCAGACATGTATCCGAGAACTATCCAAAGAGTATTGGTATCCGATACATATTCAATACGAATATGGCATTTGATTTGAAGTATCCATGTTTCATATGTGCAAACCAAATCCTAATAGAATATAAAATCAGAGTAAAATTACAAAAATCTATAAATGTACTAATTATCAATGTTTTAAAATGTGGCGCATAAAGCCACATATAtgattgcataaaaaatatGCAATCCCTTGATTGCACCGTATTGCCTATATGCGGTCCCCATATGTGGTGATACCATATATGAGCTAGGAAAACAATCGACTTAGTACTATGTCGTCATCCGAGCAGCTCAATTAGCATTGCAATATTGCATACGTGACCAACTTAGCATTACGAAGCCAAATATGTGGCCCACTCTTTTGGGCTAGTGCAAATGAAGCATGTTCAAACTGATGTTCAGGTTAAATGCAGGTTTCAATTATGTTATAACTATCACTGTCAGTATTAAGTACgaaggactcgtttggttcataggaagaggagagggaaaaATATAGTCAgcagaaaaatgaagaaaagcctcatgtttggttggagtagatgttcaaccaaatataagtcacTCTGAAATTTCTACCGGTTGTAAAttgggataatttttttttcaaatgtgcCTTTAAGCGTTTAGATAGAATGGAGTAGATGTTCGACCAAATATAAGTCACTCTGAAATATGCCACTTTtctatggtcaaccaaatatgcaaaaatcattttttcagaAATCATATTTCTGAGCATCAACTTCCCAGAAAAAACATTCCAATTAGAAAAATTCTTCtcgcgaaccaaatgagtcctaGATAGTACGCACTAATTGTTAGTTGTTCCTGCtattaatattatttattatcaagcaaaatattactatcataattattgttttttatcatacttaatatattttatttatttttagatattaaaaaaatactgTACATATGTGTTGTTCAGTCTCTTGGTTGTCCAAATATCGCGGCCGCTTTTTAAAACACTGCTAATTATAAGAAGGATGCCAAGACACTTCATATCATGTTGTGTTTAACTTTTGTTAGACCTATTTTTTTGACTATATCAATTGGATTCAAGATGACTGTTGAAATAATCCTCTTGAAAAGGCACGGGAAAATAAACTTTGACGTGAACATGGACCACAACTCTGTGTTTTTGCCTTTCACTCTTTAGCAAGTCTATATCTAATTCAACAATTATTCACAGTATAAAGATTTGGATAAATCTAAGGATTTACTTTCTAAATTCTTcttacacacacatacacatggAAAAAGCTCTCAATCTAGAAATGATGACTTCTGGTTCCTTGATATAATATAAGCTTTTTTAAAAGCTTGAAGTAAATTGACTTCACAGATCATATAAGTTGGTAAAGCTgccatttttttaagaaaattcaCATAACAGCAATTAAACATCAACTGTACCTATATCTCCAAGAGATCCATATATTGAATCATCGACTCCAGGAAACCCCTAGAAGAAGGATAACCAAAAGAAATATTTAGTATTTTTTGATACTGTAATGGCAACATACGTAAGGAAAAAGTTGCAATGCTTATGATGTCCAAGTTATGATAAGATCATTAACTGGCAGATGGAGCATTCAGTTTTGAGACAGAGTCACCATGATAATTAGTAGGTTTATAGTACCTCTGCACCATGAAGACCAATTCCAGCCTGAAGATTATTAAGGTCTGCCTGTGATATATCAGCTCCAAGGTACTCAGTGATCCCAAGACCATAGCCATCCTGAATGACAGGGAGAACATCTGTATGTGCCTGGTGGTTCAAAACATTGTCCAGGGGTGGATATATCATCTCATTCCTGTTTTACAAGCACATTATGGTTTAGTTATGCATATAAATAAGAGCTAGTCTACCAAATGATATAAGTAATATAAAACAACGGTCACTTTTGCAgcacatgaaaacccaaaatGGGTCCCTTGTTTTATGAAATTAGCTTTCCATAAGTTCATCTATAATGTTTGAAAAGTTCAGAAATGAACTAGCAAGAACATATAAAGCTGTTCTTTTTCATGTTAAAGAAGCTCACTTAGGTTTTGAAGAATCACAGGCATTGGCTTCAACCGGGGAATCAGCATCCAAATCAATTACTGGAATCACTTTGTCAACACCTGAAACTCGGTTGTAGTCATATGCATCATTTGCATTGCTTCCTATTGACAGGCCAAAATTTACGGGAAGTTGCGTGTCAGTTTCCAGAGCAGGCGCAGAAGTATAACTTTGGTTCAAAACAGGATCATCAGCGATCTCAGTTATCTCAGGACATTGCATAAGGTTAAGGTCACAGATTTTAAATGAAGTGGGTTGattattcttctcttcttccaacTTGACAAGAGGTTCAGCTTCAACCTTCGGAACTAAAGTACCACCATCTGGTTTCGCTTGATCAGCTGCCTCAATCATTTCTTCATCCTGAAGTGGCATCTCAGTAAATGTGCTAGATTGTGTTGCTCTCACATCATGCAGCTGAGAGAATTCATTTTCCTGAGATGCCCTGGATGGAGATGAATTAGCTTGTAATTCACATTCCCCTTTCTCATGAACTTGTTGCGCAAAACTATCTTCATTTTTCACATCCATTGTGACTGTGGAAGTTTCAAAACCTGAAGGGCTTTGAAGGGTTTCACGTTGAGGGTCTACTGATTCCTCCAAGGATTGCATTACAGGAACAAGATCTGCAGATTCTTCCAAGGATTGCACAACAGGAACACCAGATTCAGCAGGTACTTCACATTTCGCACTGTCTATTTGATTTGTGTGTGAATCCTTTGAGGAACTCTCAATTGGAGTTTCTTCAACGACCATGTCAGACCCTCCTCCAGAAACAACTTCAACCTTGTCACTGCCCTCAGCACTAGGAGCTTGATCAGCAACTGGAATTTTATGTAACAGTGATGACCGGGGTCTGGTAGGTACTTTTGCAAAACCACATAATTTTAACAGATTGCTGCCATCTTTGATCACTGGGCCATCTTCGGCACCACAAGGATTCACAGCCACATCCTCCTCCAGCAGAGTCTTCTCCTCCAACTCACCGCTCGCATTGCTCTTAACTTCTCCACTTTCTGAGTTTGAGACCTTCACATCATCCATCCCTTTGTTCATATCCACATATTCCCCCTCTGGCAGCACATCTTTCCTAGTGTTGGAAGAACTTGCCTTCGATCCAGTATCATCAAGCTCTGATCCCGATTCACCGACAACTTCACTTTTTGATGGTGGTTCATCTCCAGCAACCCTCGAGACACTGCTTCCAACTTCATCATACCCACTGCGTCGTTCTCTACGATACCCAGGAGCAAAATCCTCCTCATCTTCCACACTATCAGAATACCCTCTACTTCTATCCATCCATGGCACATTCCTTCCCCTCTCTCTACCCCAATCTGGACCATAACCTCTATTATAATAGCCCATTTTTTTCCTTCCCCTCTTTCTCGACCCCATTCGATCATAGTCATCGTTAAACCTCCTGCGGCCATGGCCGACATCAGGGACTGAGTTCCCAAGCCGAGTAAGGGCCGAAGCCCTGCCATCAGAAAACTGTGGTGGGACGGGGTTTTCTCTGCCCTGCCCTTTGAATTCCTGAAAATTCCCATTTGGCCAACTCCCGGGGAGCATGCTCGGGTGCAGCACGCCCTTGGAGACCAAGTACTCGGCCGCAAGCCGTCCAGCTTCCATGAGGATGTCGAACTTGCGGGAACCGTTGTAGGGCTTCAGGTTGCCGCGGCTGAAGCCGCCACGGCCATGATTCCGGCCGAAGGCCGAAATCCGGCCGGAGGCCACACCGAGCCCCGCAGGACCACCCGGCCGAACTCCGTCCCCGGGGTTTCGATACCTGGGCTGCATTCTTCTTGGCCTCAGTTGCCTCCTTCGAAGCCCTCAAGTTTTTGTTACTGCTTTTAGAAAGAAAGAGATCAACAGGCAAACCCCAACAAGAACCTCAAACCTCAGATCTATTAGCTTGCAGTCCAACTAAAAACTCTAATTCCTGTTGGGAACGGAGGAGACTTAACTTCTTTGAACTCGAATCAGAACCCTAGATTGCTCCCCAAAACCCTAATCCCAGCAAAGAAAGGCACGGAATTTACCAAAAAATATTCCGTCTTTCATACCTGAAATCAGCCACCAGACCCATTTCTCAGATCAAAAACCCCCTCCGAAACCATCCGGAATCCGCACCCAATCCAACTCGCACCAAAACCCTAACCTCTCCAAGAAACGGCAGAAGCACGGATCAAAATTTCGGAAAAACACTCCAAATTCGACTGGAATCCGAAGTTCTTCAGGCAGATTCGATCCTCCAACCGCCTCTAAATCTCATCGATTCTCCGAGCTGGGTCTCAATCTAGGATCTTGGGTCTTGGTCGTTGCGTAAATTGACTCTAAGAGCACGTAGAATTGGAAAACAActcgatttttattttttcttttcggtGTCCTCCTTTTCTGTGGACTTGTTGGGATAGCGTAGCCTTCTCCCAAGGAAAAGGCTAAGTTAAATTGAAACATCTACGTGGCGCGTTATGATTGGTTTCCAGTTTGTAGCGTGCCGGCCGAAATTGATTGCTGGTTCTCAAGCTAGATTTGTTACTTGGATCAGCCCACGCCCAAGGCGGTTGCGAGTTGGACCAAGAAGTAATACGAAGCCCAGCCCAGTAGATTGGATTTGGAATTATTACTTTATTAGTGTCCACAGTTTAATAACATGCACGCCATCCAgttcatcaatatatatatatatatatatatatatatatatatatatatataaaagaagaaTAGCCAATT from the Phoenix dactylifera cultivar Barhee BC4 chromosome 14, palm_55x_up_171113_PBpolish2nd_filt_p, whole genome shotgun sequence genome contains:
- the LOC103701389 gene encoding aldehyde oxidase GLOX-like; its protein translation is MRAMEKTIPTPTGTRRTKTRTRNATATFVLASFLLLVEGVVAPPWGSGGEWQLLHASIGISAMHMQLLPGDKVVMFDRTDFGPSNISLPGGRCRSDPADLALPIDCTAHSVLLDLPTAALRPLTLLSDTWCSSGALLPNGTLLQSGGFNDGDHSIRLFDSVSGDPLADWQELPSYLAVRRWYASDQLLPNGRVLIVGGRRQFSYEFFPSQESAAGSGGHGALFPFPFLEETRDANAENNLYPFLHLLPDGTLFVFANTRAVILDIASHQVLRRLPPIADDVPRNYPSSGSSVLLPLRLAPGGTTLPRPEVLICGGAPRGSYESALRGVFLPAATTCGRIGPSDPNPAWIMETMPMPRVMGDMVLLPTGDVLIVNGAAAGTAGWELAREPVMNPVLYSPGASAELRFTLLNGSSIPRLYHSTALLDPYGRVLVGGSNPHVGYNFTNVTYPTELSLEAFHPPYLASAGPRVVAAGAPEAEVGYGEVVAVRFEVVAYVEWTGTGSVEVVAMAPGFATHAVGMNQRAVVLPVGRVTQVGPFEYVAEAEAPPSPEVAPPGYYLWFVVHAGLPSQGVWVRIRPTP
- the LOC103701265 gene encoding uncharacterized protein At4g26450-like codes for the protein MQPRYRNPGDGVRPGGPAGLGVASGRISAFGRNHGRGGFSRGNLKPYNGSRKFDILMEAGRLAAEYLVSKGVLHPSMLPGSWPNGNFQEFKGQGRENPVPPQFSDGRASALTRLGNSVPDVGHGRRRFNDDYDRMGSRKRGRKKMGYYNRGYGPDWGRERGRNVPWMDRSRGYSDSVEDEEDFAPGYRRERRSGYDEVGSSVSRVAGDEPPSKSEVVGESGSELDDTGSKASSSNTRKDVLPEGEYVDMNKGMDDVKVSNSESGEVKSNASGELEEKTLLEEDVAVNPCGAEDGPVIKDGSNLLKLCGFAKVPTRPRSSLLHKIPVADQAPSAEGSDKVEVVSGGGSDMVVEETPIESSSKDSHTNQIDSAKCEVPAESGVPVVQSLEESADLVPVMQSLEESVDPQRETLQSPSGFETSTVTMDVKNEDSFAQQVHEKGECELQANSSPSRASQENEFSQLHDVRATQSSTFTEMPLQDEEMIEAADQAKPDGGTLVPKVEAEPLVKLEEEKNNQPTSFKICDLNLMQCPEITEIADDPVLNQSYTSAPALETDTQLPVNFGLSIGSNANDAYDYNRVSGVDKVIPVIDLDADSPVEANACDSSKPKNEMIYPPLDNVLNHQAHTDVLPVIQDGYGLGITEYLGADISQADLNNLQAGIGLHGAEGFPGVDDSIYGSLGDIGFMEVWDQPPQDYEPPPDYEKFF